The nucleotide sequence GATTCTTCTCAATTTCCTCAATGTATTTACGGAGTTTTTCTGTACATTCTGCGACGCTACTTGGACGACTAATGGTAAACTCAATGTTTCTTATTTGGGAAACATCAAAAGGAGTAGCTTGCCCCACTTGGGTAAGTTGAATAAAAGGTTTTCGAATCAAATGTCTTACCGCAAGTTCGTAAAAAACATTAGGATTATTACCAGTCAGATCGGCTATTACGAGATCATCTTTTAATAAATGTTCAATTATTTGATTAGTGATAATACCACTTTTGTTAATTTGGTCCGAGCGAATTGTTATGTAATGAAACTCTTTGGTGACCGGTTTAATTATGTACTCTAAAACTTCATCAGAGTGTTTTCGCATATCAGAATTATCTTCACCAATTGGTGCTATTACAAAGCAATTTTTTTCACTCATGGCACCTCCTTCTTAATACATTCTACAGATTACATTGTTGTTGTCAATGGGAGAAAGTGTAAGTAATGGGGTCGGGTCTTGAATTATCACTTTTTCAGGTTTTTTCTCGTGTATCGTGCACCCCCTTGCAGTTATTCTATCCCTTTAAAATTAAAAATACAAACGCATTTTAGCATTCAGCGGTCAGGGAGCGGGGAGCAGATTACAGCGATGTCATTAATTGTGCGCTGTGTGTCATGTACTTTTCGCTTCTGAATGTTTGTCTCCCATAACCTCCCAATATTTACCTTTGCTGGGCCTAATCTGCATCATACCTTTCAGTTTCAATCAGGCTCGGTAATCATCACATATTCATAACCTTTAAAAACGGTATCTCTTTAAGGTCGTGCTGAATCTTTGCCTTTTCCTCTTCCAGATCATAATCATTCTGAAGCCCCAGCCAAAACCTGGGTGAATTCCCGAAAAACTTGCTTAGGAAATCCTCGTGAGCGGGATCTTAGTTGATTTTGCTAATCTGTAAGCTGTTACACTGAGAGGCTTCAGGAATTCCTCCTCCAAAACCTCACCGGGATGAATGTTAGGTAATTTATCCATAGTTTCTCCTTATTACATCGTTCGTTTCAATGATAGTCCACAATCTCCACATTGAAACAGTCGCCCATGAACCATCTGAAACAGATTCTCCACTGATCATTGATTCTTACGCTGTGTTGTCCTTTCCTATTCCCTTTCAAGGCTTCGAGGTGATTTGCAGGTGGTATACGAATATCGTTTAAATCGTTAGCGTTGTTCAGTATCCTCAGTTTCCTCCTGGCGCCATGCTGAATATCAAGCGGGAGCGCTTTTGATGCCTTGCCTTTCCAGATCTTTTCCGTTTCCTTCGATTTGAAGGATTTTATCATAAACTATGGTAACGCTCTACGTTACTAATGTCAAGCAAAATTATACATTGTTAGCTGCTTATATTATCTTCCATATTAAAAACATTTCATTCCTTTCAAGTCTTTGTTGAGCGGTGCTAATACGTAAACAGGGGACGTTCCTAAATAAATAACTTTCCACCGCTGTTAGGAGGATGGTAGGGACGTTGTTGCAATCATTGCGTTATTCCCTGCCTCCTCCGCTAAAAAAGCCCACTTTTCTGGTTGATAACAGTTATTCCCGCCCCTTTTTCTTTCCATTTTCCTACATTTCACTATAATAAGATTTTATCCCCTTGAAATAAAAAATACAAACGCATTTTAGCATTCAGCGGTCAGGGAGCGGGGAGCTAAGAGCGGAGAGCAGAGAGCAGAGAGCAAGAACTATCTCATAGCTAATGGCCCATAGCTGAGAAAGGTTATCGGTCATGGAAGTATACCTTTCTATTTTCCTGCCATCTCCTTCAATTTCTCCACTATCCTTACCATTCCCAGCGTGTCGAGGCAACAATACTCAAGGAGGGCGTTTCGGATTCGCTCGATCTCTGCCGGGTCATGAGATGTCTGCATCTTAGTGTAGGCTTGCATTGCCATGTCGCCATCTTTTATCTCCAATCCCTGGTAGGTTAAATCCGGAACAAGGGCGGGAAGGACTATTTTTAGTGAATAAGAGCCGTTAAACTGCCAGTGGTAGAGATAGCGTTTCTGGAAAGGAAGAGCAAGGTCCACGAGGTTATCGATGATATTTTCAATCCGTGGGCGATATTCAGGAAACCATCCGGCAAGGTTCATAAGCACCCCTTTTTCAAAACTTGCTACATAGGCGAGGACACAGGCATTAGAAGGAATGTCGCCTATGAGTTTTTCTGCAAGCCTTCTTCTCGGGTCAATCCCTGGTGGGGCAAGATATTCAGAGTGCTTTAGTGGTGCCCCTTCACTCTCTATTGCATGGAGAGAATACTGGTAAGGGATGTCCTGATAGGGTCGCGTTCCGTCAAAGGGAGGAATGGCTGGAGAAAATGTCTCAAAGTCGAGGAAATAGAGCGGATAATGGAGCGTATCGAGAAAACCCTGAATCGCTTGCCTGTCCATACTATTCTTTTTTGCACGGAATGCCTCCACCTGGAGTCTCTGGTTACCAGAAAGCCGGTCAAGGGGGGCATCGTCAAGTGTAATGATACCCTGCTTATAGAATTCGAATGGGATTTTTTTGTTGCCCTTCAATGAAAAGACCGATACCTCAGGGATGTGCTTCCAGCAATAGCCGATAAAATCACAATCATAGGGGTCATAGCAATAGGGACCTATATCAATGGCAGGCATGGTACGGTCGAGCATCTCCTTCTGTTTTTTGAGTTCCTCCCTTACTGCATCCTGGAGAGACTCCACATCTACTGTCACATCCATGACAGTGAAGAGTTTTTGAGGCTCGATTTCGCCCTCACGGATGTATTGATTGTTGATATAAATGAGAAATGCCCGGCTTACTGGTAATTGCGCCCCTTTCAGTACATAATATTGCACTGCC is from Pseudomonadota bacterium and encodes:
- a CDS encoding DUF2779 domain-containing protein, coding for MNDFYLSKSLFMRGMQCHKSLYLHKHHPEQKDKIPPSREALFESGHEVGLLAQKLFPGGITIPYDPDNYDRLVALTEKAIDEGQRTIYEATFSFDGVFVRVDILTRGKRGWELYEVKSATGMKDMYQSDVAVQYYVLKGAQLPVSRAFLIYINNQYIREGEIEPQKLFTVMDVTVDVESLQDAVREELKKQKEMLDRTMPAIDIGPYCYDPYDCDFIGYCWKHIPEVSVFSLKGNKKIPFEFYKQGIITLDDAPLDRLSGNQRLQVEAFRAKKNSMDRQAIQGFLDTLHYPLYFLDFETFSPAIPPFDGTRPYQDIPYQYSLHAIESEGAPLKHSEYLAPPGIDPRRRLAEKLIGDIPSNACVLAYVASFEKGVLMNLAGWFPEYRPRIENIIDNLVDLALPFQKRYLYHWQFNGSYSLKIVLPALVPDLTYQGLEIKDGDMAMQAYTKMQTSHDPAEIERIRNALLEYCCLDTLGMVRIVEKLKEMAGK
- a CDS encoding type II toxin-antitoxin system RelE/ParE family toxin, translating into MIKSFKSKETEKIWKGKASKALPLDIQHGARRKLRILNNANDLNDIRIPPANHLEALKGNRKGQHSVRINDQWRICFRWFMGDCFNVEIVDYH